In Natronococcus sp. AD-5, the genomic window AGGGTCATCCCGACCCGCGCCGGATCCTCCTGCCGGAGTCGTGGCAGGGGCACCCGCTCTCGATGGGCTACGACCAGGACAAGCCACAGGTCGTAGAGTTCGCCGAACACGCGAACCCGCTGCAGCCCGACCAGGAGGTCCCCGAGTCGGATACGATGCTCATCAACATCGGTCCGCACCACCCGGCGACCCACGGCGTCCTCCACCTCAAAACGACCCTGGACGGCGAGACGGTCGCCGACGTCGACCCCGACGTCGGTTACCTCCACCGGTGCGAGGAGCAGATGTGCCAGCAGGGCACCTACCGCTACCAGATCATCCCCTACTCGAACCGGTGGGATTACACGGCGAATCTGCCCAACGAGTGGGCCGTCGCTCGAGCGATCGAGGACCTCGCGGACATCGAGGTCCCCGAGTACGCCCAGGTCCTGCGGACGATGGCCACCGAGTTCGGCCGGATGCTCGGCCACTTCCTCGCGCTGGGCACGTTCGCGCTCGACGTCTACGGCGACTTCACGGCCACCTTCCAGTACGCGTTCCGCGACCGCGAGGTCGTCCAGGACATCCTAGAGGACCTCACTGGACAGCGGATGATGTTCTACTTCTTCCGACTGGGCGGGGTCGCCTGGGACCTGCCGGAACCTCGCGAGGAATTCATCGAGAAGTCCCGCGACTTCCTCGACGAACTGCCCGCCAAGATCGACGAGTACCACGCCCTGATCACGGGCAACGAGATCTTCCAGATCCGGACCGTCGAGACGGGGATCCTCGAGCCCGACGTCGCGAAGTCCTACGGCTGTACGGGGCCGGTCGCCCGCGGCTCGGGGATCGACTACGACCTCCGCCGGGACGATCCCTACGGCTACTATCCGAACCTCGAGTGGGACGTCGTCACCGAGGACGGCTGCGACAACTTCTCTCGCGTCCTCGTTCGACTGTACGAAATCGAGGAGTCCGCGAAGATCATCGAGCAGTGTCTCGACCTGCTCGCGGAGTGGCCCGAGGACGAACGAACCGTCCAGAGCAACGTCCCGCGCACGCTGAAACCCGACCCGGACACCGAGACCTACCGCGCCGTCGAGTCCGCGAAGGGCGAACTGGGGATCTACGTCCGCTCCGACGGGACGAACAAACCCGCCCGGTTCAAGATCCGCAGCCCGTGTTTCCACAACCTCTCGGCGCTGCCGGAGATGGCCGAAGGCGAGTACGTCGCCGACCTGATCGCCTCGCTGGGCAGCTTGGACATCGTGCTCGGGAGCGTGGATCGGTAGGTCGGCGCCGGGAATCAGCCGGCTCAGCGCTCGTCGCCCGTCAGTTCCAGGTACTCGCGGCAGTGATCGCGGGCGGCCGCGATGTGATCGGCGGCCGCGCCCTCGGCCTCGTCCTCGAGTCCCCCTAGTTTCTTCGTTAATTCGGCCACTCGGTCGGCTTTCGGTCCCGGCTCGTCCTGGGTTCTGTGACCGTTCTGCTCCTCGTCGAGCCCTTCGACGATCGAGTCGACCTGGTTCTGGATCGTTCGATCGGCCGCGTCGCTGGCTCGCCTGAGTTCGTCGCGTGCGCGCTCGAGGTGAGATTCCTCCGACATACCCCGACGTACGGATCGAAGCCGGATATATTCCGAGCGGGCGAGTGCTACCGGCCGGCGGATCGACTCGCCGTCTCACAGATCGCCGCAGTAGATTCCGATACCCCGACAGCTTCGTCACAGGTTACTGCAATACATTCCTGTATCTCCGACGTGATCGGCAAACGTTAAGTACGCAGATCCGGAGGAATCGAACGGATGTCGCTCGAACGATGGAAGCGGGGTATCACGGCCGTTCGGTCTCGCTGGACGGATCTCGAGCGCGACTGGCGAAGCGTCGTCGTCGGCGCGACGATCGTCGCGCTGGCCGGAACGGTACGGATCCCCTGGTGACGAGATGGACCTCGGCCGGTTCCTCCCGGGATTCGCCGTCCTCTGTCTCGGTGCCGTTCTCGCACGGGCCGTCGAACTGACCGTCGGTCTCAACCACCTGCTCGTCGCCATCGCGCTCGGATTCGTCCTCGCGAACGGGTTCGACGTTCCGGATCGGTTCGAGCCGGGAATTGCGACCCACAAGCTCTGGCTGGGTGCCGGGATCGTCCTCATGGGCGCGTCGTTGACGCTCGAGACGGTCCTCGAAGTCGGCGGACTCGTCCTGCTGGTCGTCGTCTGCGTGACCGTCGTCACGATCGTCGTCGTCGAACTGCTCGCGCGCAACGTCTTCGGGCTCGCCGACCGGCTCGGCTCGCTGCTCGCCGCCGGTGCGGGCATCTGCGGGGTGTCGGCGGTCGTGGCGGTCGCCGGGTCGATCCGCGCCCGGGAGGACCAGCTCGCCTACGCGGCGGCGACGGTCCTGCTGTTCGACGCGATCACCATCGTCGTCTATCCGATCGTCGGCGACCTGCTCGGGCTCTCCGGGCTCGTCTTCGGGGTCTGGGCCGGCACCAGCATGTTCTCGACGGGA contains:
- a CDS encoding NADH-quinone oxidoreductase subunit D translates to MSETPQREREPIDPEFDHQRTEGVDEAALEELLEPYAIGRDDHENAPAFVIRPDEVQETLRLLRDEAGFDHLSCITPQEYEDRYESIIHLTKYDQRTHEVTLVVPLPKDDPRCETAEPVFRTADWHEREAFDLVGIDYEGHPDPRRILLPESWQGHPLSMGYDQDKPQVVEFAEHANPLQPDQEVPESDTMLINIGPHHPATHGVLHLKTTLDGETVADVDPDVGYLHRCEEQMCQQGTYRYQIIPYSNRWDYTANLPNEWAVARAIEDLADIEVPEYAQVLRTMATEFGRMLGHFLALGTFALDVYGDFTATFQYAFRDREVVQDILEDLTGQRMMFYFFRLGGVAWDLPEPREEFIEKSRDFLDELPAKIDEYHALITGNEIFQIRTVETGILEPDVAKSYGCTGPVARGSGIDYDLRRDDPYGYYPNLEWDVVTEDGCDNFSRVLVRLYEIEESAKIIEQCLDLLAEWPEDERTVQSNVPRTLKPDPDTETYRAVESAKGELGIYVRSDGTNKPARFKIRSPCFHNLSALPEMAEGEYVADLIASLGSLDIVLGSVDR
- a CDS encoding DUF7553 family protein, whose translation is MSEESHLERARDELRRASDAADRTIQNQVDSIVEGLDEEQNGHRTQDEPGPKADRVAELTKKLGGLEDEAEGAAADHIAAARDHCREYLELTGDER
- a CDS encoding YeiH family protein; this encodes MDLGRFLPGFAVLCLGAVLARAVELTVGLNHLLVAIALGFVLANGFDVPDRFEPGIATHKLWLGAGIVLMGASLTLETVLEVGGLVLLVVVCVTVVTIVVVELLARNVFGLADRLGSLLAAGAGICGVSAVVAVAGSIRAREDQLAYAAATVLLFDAITIVVYPIVGDLLGLSGLVFGVWAGTSMFSTGPVVAVGFAHSEVAGQWATMTKLSRNALIGVVVLGYASYYARSGAGGRPSVRTLWEEFPKFVFGFLALVILSSAGVFSSAQLDSIENAYSWLFVLAFVGLGTEIRLAELRSTGLTPAVVVLAALLVASGLSLALLTLLV